ACTTGATCTTTAGTGATTGGTGGTGCGGTCTACAGTGACGGAACATGCTTTTTAGCCCAGAATGGGGGGATCCTTTTGCTGTGTGTTGTCTTGTCGCCTTCTTCCTCCGGGGGGAGCTTTACTCCTGCGAGAAGTGCTTTTCAGGGGATTCCCGTCTGCTTTTTCATTTTTTGTGAGCGGAATTCCCGACCTTCCACATCGCCGCCTTCCGCGGTCCGGTCTTCGCGGAAAGGGCGGGTACCCGGGCTTTAGCCGTCGCGTACCGACATAGTGTAACTGAAAATGTCAGAAAGAATCCACTTCGGAAGTATTCAGGAAGTTATTAAGCCACCGAACTTAATCGAGCTCCAGGTGCATTCGTATGAGGAATTTTTCCAAAAGCGGGTGGAACCTTCCAGACGCAAAGCCGTTGGCCTACAGGCGGTTTTTCAGGAGTTCTTTCCCATTTTTGGATTTGAGGAAAAATCCTTGCTTGATTTTGTTAACTATGAATTGGAAGAGCCCAAAGTAAGTGCTATGGAGGCACAGCGAGAAGGGCAGACATACAGTGCGCCGCTCTATGTTACTTTCCGTTATACGGACGAACGGTCCACAAAAGAAGAAAAGGTGTACATGGGGGAGATTCCTCTCATGACACCTCAGGGAACGTTTATCGTTAATGGGGCAGAGCGTGTGGTAGTTAGCCAACTACACCGTTCGCCGGGTATTTGCTTTGAAACGAGTGTCCATGTAAACGGGAAATTTCTTCATGGTTTCCGGATCATTCCAGATCGCGGTTCCTGGATAGAGGTGCAGTTCGATAACAACGATCTCCTTTATGTCTACCTTGATCGCCGCAAGCGTCGCCGTAAATTTCTAGCAACCACTTTCCTGCGGACATTGGGTTACGGAGAAGATGTAGATATCCTTCGTCTTTTCTACGAGATCGAGGAAATAACCCTATCGGACGACTTAGATGAGGAGGCCATCAGCACCAAGGTGCTCGTTTCTGATATTCATGACGGGGAGGTTGCTGTCGCACGCGTCTTTGAGCCCCTTAGCAGTACTATTGTGCGCCAACTGATGAATCTTGGTTATGCAACTGCCCAAGTGGTGGAGACAAAAGGGGGCGATACCATTATAAAGTCCCTAAAAAAGGATCCGGCTCGTACTGAGGAAGAAGCTCTAAAGGATATCTATCGTAAACTTCGGCCTGGTGATCCTCCCACTGTGCAGAATGCGCGCAACATGCTAAAACGCCTTTTCTTTGACGTAAAACGCTACGACCTTGGCCGGGTAGGTCGGCACAAGATCAACCAGAAGCTAAATCTCAAAATTGACTCAAGGGAGCGAACCCTAACCAGGGAGGACTTTGTGGCTGCAATAAAGTACCTTATTGAGCTTAGCAAGGGAGAAGGGATGACCGATGACATCGATCATTTGGGTAGCCGCCGGGTACGTGCTGTTGGGGAACTACTCGCTAATCAATGCCGCATTGGCCTCGCTCGTACTGAGCGACTGGTGCGTGAAAGAATGACACTCTACGATACCAGCACCGACCATATTACCCCTTCCAAGCTGGTTAATCCAAAGTCTCTCAGTGCGGTAATTCGCGATTTCTTTGGGCGCTCTCAGTTAAGTCAGTTTATGGATCAAACTAACCCGCTTTCCGAGCTGACTCATAAGCGTCGTCTCTCTGCACTTGGACCAGGGGGACTTAGCCGCGATCGTGCCGGATTTGAGGTCCGCGATGTGCATCCGTCACACTATGGACGTATCTGCCCTGTAGAAACCCCAGAGGGGCCAAATATTGGTTTAATCAATTCATTGAGCACCTTTGCACGCATCAATGAGTTTGGGTTTATAGAAACCCCTTACCGTAAGGTGGAGAGGGGCTGCGTGCAGGATGAGGTGGTTTACTTGAGCGCAGATAAGGACGAAAATTTTTATATTGCCCAAGCCAATACGCCTGTAGACGAGAGGGGCAATTTGCTTAATGCAAAAGTTTCTGCCCGCTATAGGGGAGACTTCATAGAGGTCGAATCGGATCGCATAGAGTACATGGATGTGTCCCCTAAGCAGCTTGTTTCTGTCGCTGCCGGCCTAATTCCATTCCTGGAACACGATGACGCCAATCGTGCGCTAATGGGCTCCAACATGCAACGCCAGGGCGTTCCACTACTTGTTTCTGAGGCTCCACTAGTCGGCACTGGACTAGAAAAGAGGGTGGCTTGCGACTCCCTAGCAGTAGTCGTTTCCGAGGGAGACGGGAAGGTAGCTTCTGTTACTTCTTCGCGGGTCGTCATTACTAGGGACGGCGGACTACCCGACTGGAAAAAAAAGCTCAAGACCAGTATTGAATCTGGTATTTACGTCTACGAGCTACGTAAATTTCTTCGCTCTAATAGCAGCACCTGCATCAACCAAAAGCCTATCGTATCCAAGGGACAAGTGGTCAAGGCCGGAGATGTAATCGCCGATGGTCCTAATACCGAGAATGGAGAGCTGGCTCTAGGGCGTAATGTATTAGTCGCCTTCATGCCATGGCATGGATACAATTTCGAGGATGCCATCCTAATTTCTAAGCGTGTGGTCAAGGAGGACATTTACACCTCAATCCACATTGACGAATTCGAAATTGGCGCTCGTGACACCAAGCTAGGGCCTGAGGAAATTACACGTGACATCCCAAACGTAAGTGAAGAAGTGCTCCAAAACCTTGGTACGGACGGAGTAGTACGAGTGGGAGCTGAAGTTAAGCCTGGAGATGTCTTGGTTGGAAAGATTACCCCAAAAAGCGAAACAGAACTAGCCCCGGAGGAGCGCCTGCTGCGGGCGATTTTCGGCGAGAAGGCTGCCGATGTAAAGGATACCTCCCTGATTGTACCTTCCGGTACTTACGGAATTGTAATGGACGTAAAGGTCTCCTCAAAAAAGGAGATCCAGCGCCAAAAGATGACGGTAGCAGAGTCCAGGAGACAACAAAAGATGATTGAGGAGGACCATAGACGCCGTAAGGAAGAGCTGCATGAACAGCTAACGGGGGCGTTGTCCAACATTCTCCTTGGAGAAAAGATACCTTTGGACGTGGTAAATGCGCAAAGCGGTGAGATCATTATTCCAGCCAACCGAAAAATTACCAAACAACTCCTGAGGAAATTAGCTTCCGTCTATGAACACGTGGAAATTGACCCCAGTCCAATTCGGAATAAGATCCGTGAAATTATCAGCCAGTACGAGCATCGATTTACTGAGCTAGCAAGCGAGAGAGACGAGAACTTGGGCCGTGTCGAAAGTGGAGATGATGTTGATCCTGGAATTATCAAACAGGTTAAAGTCTATGTCGCTAGCAAGCGCAAACTGAGCGTGGGAGACAAAATGGCTGGCCGTCACGGTAACAAGGGAGTGGTGGCTAAGATTGTTCCTGAAGAAGATATGCCTTTCCTCGAGGATGGGACACCGGTGGACGTCATCTTGAATCCATTAGGGGTGCCAAGCCGTATGAACGTCGGTCAAGTTCTAGAAACGCATTTAGGGGTTGCTGCCAGGGCATTGGACCTAAAAGTTGCCACCCCGGTTTTTGATGGTATTTCAGAGCAGCGCATCCGCCATTATTTGAGGGAAGCGAGAAGCAAGGAGGGTTTTACCTGGATCCATGACAATGGGAAAGCTACAGTGTTTGACGGCCGAACCGGGGATGCCTTCGACCAAC
This DNA window, taken from Candidatus Xiphinematobacter sp., encodes the following:
- the rpoB gene encoding DNA-directed RNA polymerase subunit beta, whose amino-acid sequence is MSERIHFGSIQEVIKPPNLIELQVHSYEEFFQKRVEPSRRKAVGLQAVFQEFFPIFGFEEKSLLDFVNYELEEPKVSAMEAQREGQTYSAPLYVTFRYTDERSTKEEKVYMGEIPLMTPQGTFIVNGAERVVVSQLHRSPGICFETSVHVNGKFLHGFRIIPDRGSWIEVQFDNNDLLYVYLDRRKRRRKFLATTFLRTLGYGEDVDILRLFYEIEEITLSDDLDEEAISTKVLVSDIHDGEVAVARVFEPLSSTIVRQLMNLGYATAQVVETKGGDTIIKSLKKDPARTEEEALKDIYRKLRPGDPPTVQNARNMLKRLFFDVKRYDLGRVGRHKINQKLNLKIDSRERTLTREDFVAAIKYLIELSKGEGMTDDIDHLGSRRVRAVGELLANQCRIGLARTERLVRERMTLYDTSTDHITPSKLVNPKSLSAVIRDFFGRSQLSQFMDQTNPLSELTHKRRLSALGPGGLSRDRAGFEVRDVHPSHYGRICPVETPEGPNIGLINSLSTFARINEFGFIETPYRKVERGCVQDEVVYLSADKDENFYIAQANTPVDERGNLLNAKVSARYRGDFIEVESDRIEYMDVSPKQLVSVAAGLIPFLEHDDANRALMGSNMQRQGVPLLVSEAPLVGTGLEKRVACDSLAVVVSEGDGKVASVTSSRVVITRDGGLPDWKKKLKTSIESGIYVYELRKFLRSNSSTCINQKPIVSKGQVVKAGDVIADGPNTENGELALGRNVLVAFMPWHGYNFEDAILISKRVVKEDIYTSIHIDEFEIGARDTKLGPEEITRDIPNVSEEVLQNLGTDGVVRVGAEVKPGDVLVGKITPKSETELAPEERLLRAIFGEKAADVKDTSLIVPSGTYGIVMDVKVSSKKEIQRQKMTVAESRRQQKMIEEDHRRRKEELHEQLTGALSNILLGEKIPLDVVNAQSGEIIIPANRKITKQLLRKLASVYEHVEIDPSPIRNKIREIISQYEHRFTELASERDENLGRVESGDDVDPGIIKQVKVYVASKRKLSVGDKMAGRHGNKGVVAKIVPEEDMPFLEDGTPVDVILNPLGVPSRMNVGQVLETHLGVAARALDLKVATPVFDGISEQRIRHYLREARSKEGFTWIHDNGKATVFDGRTGDAFDQQVVVGYIYMLKLGHLVADKIHARAVGPYSLVTQQPLGGKAQYGGQRFGEMEVWALEAYGAAYTLQELLTVKSDDVQGRTRIYESIVKGDHSLQAGIPESFNVLIKEMQGLGLNVRASARSQTHPIPL